AACTCCGTCGCTTCCCCCGGCAAAATAAGTCAAATGGCAAAATAAGTCAAATGGCAAAAACTCCAAAATGTAGGAATCAGGCGTAAATGGCAAAAACTCCGTCGCTTCCCCCGGCAAAATAAGTCAAATGGCAAAAACTCCAAAATGTAGGAATCAGGCTGGAGGAAAAAATGGAGCTTATAAATTCGTCGCTTCCCTGCATCCTTCCAACAAAGCGAAGAGCTTCTTCCTCCCCATCCGCACACTGCATTCCCCTCCCTCCCCTCCATCCAGGCTTCAAACCAAGAACGCCAAGAGCTTCTTCCTCCCAATCCCTCCATCCACCAACTCCAAATTGGCTTCACACTGCATTTCCCTCCCTCCCATCCCTTCAGGCTTCAAAGTAAGAGCAACAACATCTACAATATCTGCCATGGCCACACCACGGTATGCCGCCTTTTCTCATGTCCTGTTATTTTATGGTTGCCTAATCATGCCATACACATGATTCCTACTTTCTTCCCCATCATTTTCTTGTATCTAAAGCCCCAACGGCTTTTGCCTCATGCCCCTTTTCCATTTTGTTACTCTATTCATCTCCATTCTGTTTTCGATATTATTTTACCTTACTCAACCCATTTGTTTAATTCAATatactcatttttattttataaattttattatgaatGTATCTTTATTTTCAAGTAGTAAAATTAAATGACACAATTAAAGAccttaaaaatgaaagagaagtaTATCTCAACTTATATCAATTAAGAGGAGATATATTgagcaaatgaagaattaaaaaatgattaatgataaaaataaataatgtataaattagTATTATGTGTTAATGGTTTACATTGTTAATGTGGtacagatttttattttttctataaatacaTTTCATGGTGGTGTAGAAATTTCTttgtataaaagtttttaaattttagtatggatgttttttttttctttttcgaatgagctttttctatatatgtgtatatatatatatatatatatatattttccttttttcgaatgagctttttcatttttttgtcaGTGATATTCTATTATCTCAAtgattcaaaagaaataaaaattatttatcccaCGTCgcttcaaaactaaaaatattatatatatttgacaacCATGGTTCCATGTAGTTGCGTGACTGACTGTTCCGTGTAGGATTTATTTGTGATGTTTGACAACCATGGTTCCATGTAGGATTTATTTGCGATATTTGACAACCATGGTTCCATGTAGTTGTGTGCTGACTGTTCCATGTAGGATTTATTTGTGATGTTTGACAACCATGGTTCCATGTAGGATTTATCTGCGATGTTTGACAACCATGGTTCCATGTAGTCGACTATAGTTGTGTGACTGACTGCAACGTAACCTCAGGTGAGAGTAATTAGATTGACTAGATTGGCGAGAGAAGCAGAACTGAACCAAGGCAGAGACACGCCCGCAGGCCACGGAGGCAGAGAAATAGGTTCGACTGAATAACAGATTGGCGAGAGAAGCAGAACTGAAGCAGAACTCTGTTTCATGGCGGGAGAAGCAAGGTATGCCTTACCTTATCTTCTTGTATTTGGCATTGTCACCTCTACTTCCAGCTTTATATATCAGACAAGTTGTCTGTGTTCCCTTTAGATACCTTAGTATCCATTTCAAAGCCTCCCAATGGGTCTTCCCCGGGTTTCCCATGAACCTACTAACCAGACTCACAGCATAGGCCAAATCGCCATAAACTTCTCCTCTTATCAGTACTTGGAGACTCAGATGATGTTAGCTTAAAATGATGCACCATGGGTGTAGAAACTGGTTTAGCATCTTTCATCCCAAATCTGTCAATCACTTTCTTAATATAAGACCTCTAAGAAAGATAAAGTTCACCTTTCTGTCTATCTCTAGTTATCTCCATCCAGTAAAATCTTTTGAGCAGGACCTATGtccttcatctcaaattcagCTTGCAATAGCAACTTCATGATTTCAATTTCAGAAATATTCCCACCAGCTATTAGCATATCATCTACGTTAAGTAACAAATATGCTAAAATCTGATCATtcttaaatttgatataaacaCAACTATCAAACTTACTCCTAGTGAAACCAATATGCAGCATATACGCATCAACACGCTTGTagttgtaccactgtctaggataTAAGGACTTTCTTAATAAGCATACCTTGTTTTTGTCCTTCACAAACCCCTCAGGTTGTTGCATATAAACTGTCTCTCCCAGTTCATCATGTAGGAATGCTGTTTTGACATCTAGCTGCTCCAATTCCATGTTTCTATCAGCAACCAAAGCTAAGATCATCCTGATTGAAGCATGCTTCACCACAGAACTTTTCAGTATCGAACTTCGCAGATCCCATTTCTTGAaccgctctgataccacttgttgcaCACAAGAAATGCACTCTGAAAAAATCAAAGCTCTCCTCTctgctttctttctctttccctATATATAGTTCAGGTTACAAGAGAAAATAACAGAAAAAGAAACTTACTAACTAACCATTTCAGATAACAAGTGGCAGAAATTTATGAGTCACACTTATAACAGTATTTGTGCCTTCATTATTGAGAAGGCTTTGtgcattttcttgttttattcctaaatttcattaataacatgttaattaaatactcaaaataatttcattttcttggcatTGCAGCGAGCAAGAGCAAGGACTATGTTCCTCCCTTGCATTTCAAGGTTATGTATTCTTCCTCACGATGTTGGGTTTTCTCATCCAAGTAAAATTTGAAGGCAACAATGCCTCCTTATTTGAGAAGCATAATGCaattatatattcttttgcTGTTGTTATTTCCATCTTCACTGGAACAATTATTCTTGGTAAAAAGTTTGAGATGAAGACTATTGAGCCCATTCGACTCCTCTCTGGCGCAATGACACCAATTTTATTGCTGTGGATTTTAGTTCCAATATTTGGATGGTTGCTGCTCATTTTATGGATCTTCTTTGCTGCAAAGATGGGGTGGGATTACTTACAGCAACTATATCTGAAATTTTTTTGCGAAGCAAGTGATGGACCTCGTAATCCCCCAGAAGAGGGATCTCAAGAGCTTCCAGTTCAGAGTCCATCTCCCCCATCTGAAGAGCAAGTTTGATGTTAAACGTACTGTAACTGTTATATTTGTTTGCCACTTTTATACTTGCAATGTTGGTTTTCAAGTTGTATGGAATCAAACTGttatatttattcttaagttCTTAGGAATGATAAGAGATTCAAGAATGtgtatgttatattttatttttctgaagTTCTTAGACTTGCAATGTGTATGTTATATTCAAGAATGTTATATTTACTCATGAGTGGTAATAATCCCACACCGGGACCACATGAGCTTCTAGTTTAGACTCCTCTTCCATTAGCAGGTATGATGCTAAATGTACCATGACTGTTATATTTGTTTGTCACTTTTAAACTTGCAATGTTGGTTTTCAAGTTGTATGAATAAGATTGAATCAAACTCATATCTATTAgggttcttttatttttcattttaagttcTTATGAATGATAAGAGattcaaaaaatattcaaaggtTAAAATTATCCaacaataaattttatcattcacaaaaattcataaaataattgaCTATTTCGTGTCATTATCACTCTCAGTTTACATGGTAATTCTCCCAAAGATAATTCCAATATATTTTAGGCATGTTGTTTAAATCTACATactaatattatatttgtttatcatgaatatattttagggcttatcaatataattatttatttttttccaaagtaaATATAaggacaaaaatattaaaatgagattACAATTACATGACCATCTTTAAAATAAACATCTTTAAAAGTAAGACCCTAtttgataaatgtttttaaaaacagttataaaaaacagtttttaaaaattatttttttatattttgtaaaacaaagatttaaaatattttttactaattttaaatatttttaaatatgttttaaaaattatttttatattaactataaaatattaatcgAAAAcacttgttttctattattaaaaataaaaaatagtttttaattaataaacgtttcttttttccaaaaaaaaaaaaaaactattatccaATTGTTAAACAAGCTCTAACTGTCTTTCAATGAACAGAATTTTTGATGGGTTGGATCTCCTCTTAAATTTCTTTCCGTTggtatttacttatttcaattaaatgcttataaaattattattgttctttcttttcttttttaatcttccCCGCCGTCTGCATCTGAACCGTCTAAATATAGATGGGACCAAATGTCATCACGTGGACGGTCCGATGCCGGTGGACCGAAGAGGATGGCCTACAGCACTGGCCAACCTTTTGAATTGTCATCGTCTCAGCGTCAATTCTCTGCAACACCTGAAAATGCCCAAATCAAACCCTAATTTCCCGTACGTTTCCTCCAGCAATCCTCCTGGCAACTTGTTCATGGACTCAAACCAACTCGTCGACTCGCTCACCGCTCATATCTCTCTCTATCACAACCGCTCCCCAAGCTCTAGCCtgaaccctaaccctaaccctaaccctagatcTTCTATTCTTAAATGGTTCTCATCTCTCACCGTCCAGCAGCGCCACTCTTACATTTCAGCGGTAGATTCCAACTTCGTCCAGATTCTCCTCCAAATGCAATTCAAGCTTTATACCCATGGTCATGGCTTCTTCATCATCCTCCCTGACCTCCCCTCACGTGATCGCCCACACCTTCCCAGCCTCTGCTTTCGGAAGTCACGTGGTCTGCTGGCCCGAGTCAGCGAGTCAAACGACTTGGAACGATTGATTAACGACTCGGTTAGGTTGTTCGGGTCCAAGGAAGGTGAGCGAGTGGAAGATTGTTCGTGTTCGGCGAGTTTTCTCGATTCACTCACTGTTTGTGAAGAATTTGTGTCAAATGTGGATCGGTTTGTCGCGGCAATGGATTGTGTTTCGAATGGGGGGTTTTTGAGGGGTGAAGAAAGCGGGCTGGGCTCAGATTGGGTTGAATtggatatgttatattatgatatatagtatataaaaatattttttatatattgaataatacatataataatattattttataataaattttatacaaatttttagttttaaaattttaattttaattttaattttttaactaaactttttttattttataaaacaggtaatataaaaaatattaaagaataaatttatgaaaaccattattgagttttttattctttaaaatagaaaatagatttttaagcccaaaacaaatttgataaacattttacagaaaattgttttttacaaaaattgatttgagaacaagattttttttagaataaattttaggtgtttttagttattttttgtaaaatgttatgaacaacaattaaaaatatgaaaaatatttttaaaaacttttgtaacagatgtatatatttttaaattgtaatatttttttttatttttgagttagttttcttttttatatataaggttttttttttttttttttttgtctttgaaaTTGTGTTATCTACtgctttaaaagaaatgaaaattatttatcccacatcacttcaaaattaaaaatattatatatatttattagaaCTTTGATACCCTTAAAAAGTGCTAGTACAACAAGCAAGCAGTTACCCAACCGGATGATACATCCGCATCTCAACTGAGCCTCTTCTTAGAAGAACTTCTCAACGGTTTAACCCATCTCGAGATCAACACAATGCAACAAAACAACATTTTGCAACTTCTTAGAAAAATCTTAACAAAgccaaaatttctttctttgcatGTGTCTTTTGACAGCTAAAAAAGGAGGATAAAAAACTTAGCACCTACCCACATTTTATAATGTAGAATTTTCAGGTCAAAGTCATCATTTAGTCAAGAAAGCAAAGAACAAAGAGAGAGAATTaaccaccaaaaataaaaatttaactgCAAATCCATATATCAAAATGTCCCAAACCAAACATCCAAACGCAATCTAAATTACAGAACAAATCCAAAAAACGACTTGTGAAttatttgatgatgacaaaagtTTGCCGTTGGACAAGCAAATGGAAATATATGTAGACATGAAAACATTTCGAATCCAAaagcataaattaaaatagatcaTAACATGTTTTTTGACATCAAagattcttttattttctcaacacAAATCAATGATCTAAATTCCATGGCAAAGTGGAGGGAAAAGAATAATATCCACATATCTTCACAATAAACTAACCTCGAATCATTTGATTCCTACACTATATTTCTGTGCGCAATGGCTCGAAGCCTGCAATCACAATTTGGTGAGACAGTGATTATGTCCTTGCAGCAAAAATAGCTCGGTGGAGGAGTGCTTATAGTCCACTAGGGAACTGCACAAACAGAGTAGCCTTTTACTTACCTACAGCTGGTCTTCTTTCTCCACAACAGAAACTACCCCTCTCGAAGATTTAAACTTTATACCAAACAAAATAGAGACAACACAGATCTGCAAATCAACACAAACCCCTGTAAGCTCACAACATTCGATTACAACATGCCcacatcaaaacaaaaaatgtgtCTCCAAATTAACAACTAAACTGCAGAAATTTTCGAGCCATTAAAAACCACATTTTCAGCCCCAAAACTCCTTAAAAATCATTGAAATATTcgaaataattttgttttctctttctttcctatGCTTTGAAGAGAACCAGATAAAGATCCCCAATTTCTTCACCAACCAAAACGAAAAAAATTCAACATACTATAACGGAATTTCGAAAACCCTTGACTGAAAATGAGATTGACTGACCTCATGTTATGAGAGATCGCCGCCGGTGAGATGTGGAGAGAAAGATCGAGATTCGCAGTGGAACCGGGCGTTGAGCACTCCTAGTCACTTCCAACCCTAATAGGCtgctttattattaatttattatcattatttctcaATGGTTTTCAAACCATCATCTTCTAtagaatatttttgttaaaaaaagcGAGGGAGTCTCTGTACCACAAAGCTAGATTCCAAATTATTAGCATAATCATCCCTTTCTgcaaatattttgttaaaaaagtgCTTAAATTATCTAAAGTCCACCATTGCTGAGACACATAAGCACCGTCAGTGCAAACTAGGCATTGACTTGGCACACTGTCTGGCCCAGTGGTTCCCCCAATCTTCCTACATCTTACGTGGGACACCCCCCACCCCCTGCCACTGCGACTCCACCTCAAAGTGTGCCCCACCTCAGTTTAGGAAACCATATAAACCTCACCATTCCTCAAAGGCGTTCCTACAGAAGCCCCAGCCCATCTCTTCCAACATTCTCAAAAGCCTTCTCCCACGGTCCGCCGCCACTTCTTGAGCCATCCCATAAGGCCATAACATTCTGCCATCAGAAAAATGAGCCATGAGCTACAGGTAAGGGTTTAAGTGAAAATTGaacattttgataaaattgttCTAACTTAATTAATCAGcatattgatttgattttctaatgATTATAAAAGtcacttgatttgaaaattttaataaaacggacattttcaaacttttatcTTGTGATATATGATTCttcatgatgatttttttttcatatttattattatatatgttttataaactatatttaataatatatgataattaaattaacttttaaatgCCTTCATTGTACTTTAAACTttaattcaatttgaattttaattacttttaaaaacaaattagacttAAAGctgaattttattatatatgataacATTTCAATTGCTAGCAACAATATTGAGGATGGAGGATGGGAGTAGCATTCGGCGCCACTTAGAATTAGTCTGGCTCATTGAAGGCCATCTGCATTTAAAAAGTATCATTCAAACATAagaaattttctcttctttccctCAAAATAACGTGACATGCTTATATCAAATTGACTGTGTCCATTGTGGGCATATCCTCGTTAAAGAACAACAACAATCTTCGGCAACTTCTAAGGAAAATCTCaacaaaaaccaaattttttttctttgcatataTATACTATCAAAACAAATCAATCATCTATATTCTATGGCaatgaaagggaaaaataaaacacaaatctTCACAAATAATCTAACCTCAAATCATATGAAAATGTGGTGAAATTTACAAGCATGGGTTTTCATATAACGTATTATGATGATGCCCTCTGAGCCATACTAGAGACATGAGCCTGCAGCTGTGTAGCCCTCGCTTTCGCAGACATGGCTCGATGGAGAAACTGCTCCCGTGATAacatcctcacattcttcaggTACTGATCGAAGGGGATTGACCCCTCTTGAAGGGCCTTATCCAGGGCATATATCACATCATCTATAGCTAAATCTGAAGAACTACACTCCAGCATCTGACTTGAAACAAAATCGGAATACTCGAATGCATTCTCCACGTCTATGACCCTCTTCCCCTGATTCTCCCTCAACCACGCCTCCATGATGTctgaatttatcaaaatcatttgcAGTTGCAGCTCCAAGCCTTCCTTCTCGTCTTGCATTTCCCTCAACCCCTTCGAAATCTGCTCCTTTCTCTGCCTCAACACCGCTTGAGCATTAAATAATTCCTCCATTTCCGCCTCTCTTGTCTTCCTTAACACCTCACAATCACCATGTAATCTATCGGCCAGTCTATTAACCGCGTTGCGGTGAACTTGAGTGCGATCCGCCGCCGGCCGGTGCGGAGATGATGGCCGAAACGCTCTGGGAGGGATAGAATTAGGGTTTAGGTTTGGGCGAGGCTGCTGAGAGTAAAGCGGCGGATCACGGCCGAACACGAGACTCAAATTCCGGGCAAGATCGGCCAAATTGGAGGTGGGGTAGATCCAGTTTTGGAGATAAGGGAGGGAGACGAGGCCGGAGGGGTTGACGTGGGGGTGAGGGCGTTTGATGACCATTTGGCGCGTGGGATTGACGTAGACGCAGGGGGGTTGGCGAGGGTAAGCCTCCATGAGCCAGACGACGATGGGGATGTAGTATGTGACCTGAAGGTATACCATTGGGATGTTGCCTTCAACTCGGAGGAGATTGACTGTGCGGCCGTCGTTGTGGGTGTAGGCGGCAGTCTGTGGATGCAGCGCCGGGAAGGCATcggcgagggaaagaaaatgctGGCGGATCATCCATTTGACGTCCTCGGCGTAGGGCAAGGCCGAAGGACCTCGTTGGGAGAGGACAGAGGTCAAGAACTGATGAGAGCTTTGTGGAGGAGACGACGATGAACTAGCCATTCCAAACGGTGTCGTTTATGGAAGGGCGGAGACTCAGAGACCCAGAGATGTAATGATTTGCTTTGGTTTGGACGTGGGAAGGAAGTTATGACTGCCTCTGGAATGATCGAGAGATGGCCGCGTGGCATTTGTTTTCTTAACCGCGTGGCATTACGTTTCAGGATTATTCAACGAAAGCAAGGTTAGTTGAAAATTACGACTTCACTTCTTGCCCAACGTTATGTCATTACGTAAactgatttaatattttttgtttatatttataataacatcgatttttaagggaaaattaTCAAATAGGGCGTGCTACAGGCGATAATCACCTAAAAGGATCGTCAGCCTttataaatgataaattctAAAAAGGATACCACTAAAAACAGAACATTCCTTCAAAGCTCGTTTGGtaaaatatagttaaaattcCACAAATGTCCCTTAACTAAAAAGGGAGAAATTCAAGGCAATTAAagcatttgaaatttatttttataagacaaTTAAAGCAGGTGGCCTCACATTAgctataattaaaattttcttgaacTATTTTATGAAACATATGGTTTTGTATGATCGTAATACTATATTTCCTAATATACTTATAATACGGACCATCTTTGAGACTAAATGAAacatttaatttgaatttatgatactcatttatatatatatatatatatgacgtagacgcatatatatatatatatatatatatataaataattaaataatttcgaTGTATTtggttaataatattaatataaaggTATGATGCATTAATATTAATGTCGATAAGGTATAAATggatatttctaaaattattttgtcataaaatATAGGTACAACACAAATATATTgacattacaatatattataatataacttgattttttttttttttaatttcacatTCTATACTTCAAGCGAATAGTTGagtgttatttaattaaattacttgtaaaaaataattgtttattttatcaAGGTAACCTTGTTTTTGCTTGGTCACGAgcaattatcaaaatttatatgttatatgtataaaataacATAGTAATCtttgagtttggtttttatttaaaaaataatggaaattaaaggtttgtttggtaattattttaaaaaataaaattgaaaaatagtttttaaattattttttataattattatatgatgttttggataacaaaattttatttgagaatttgaaatattttaaaataagtttgtaAATGATTTGTAtatctaatactttatttttaatcattttacatgtttatataattattttttaaaataacaaaaaaaaaaaaaaacaagtgaaaacaattcaaatatattatttgaaaaaacctttttttttttattattgttaaacatgttttttctccctttttttttttattatgaacaatataaaactatttttgaaaacatttgtcAAAGAGAcaacaaatgtatattacaaataacttaacttttataataaaataaaaaaataattattttattttaatttattattatatcttcCTTTAcccatttttcttgattatacctattcttttttactttttattttttttttcaacccctCATAGGCTAAAGAGTAgtgaaaaatacaaattttattcaatcattCTTTACTAATATAATGTgttaatacaaaattatttttgatattaatatgaaataatatactAGATcaataatacatattttattaaattattttcatggtgaaataaaaaaataattatcgtttatctttgactttttttttaataaaactaatttcattaGCATGttgattgtttttataattgatGGTCCTTATCATTAGGACAAAGTTATTGAtggataatatgaaaaaaaaaacattcaaaggTTAAAATTATCCAACACTAAATTTTATCACtcacaaaaattcataaaataattgaCTATTTCGTGTCATTATCACTCTCAGTTTATGCGGTAATTATCCCGAAGATAATTTCAACATATTTTAAGCATGTTGTTTAAATCTATATactaatattatatttgtttatcaTGGATATATTTTAGGgcttttcacaaatattttgtaaaataaattcaaaaaatttaggaaagagtggaagaaattgaaaaaacaaacaaacacttaCATGTCTTAACCACAATATTGTAATTGTTCCTTATCCTCTGAAACCACGTACTCTTCCTAatccttcatttttaaattaaaaaagcataagaaatgaaaaaaaaaaaacatttatagcATATTGTAATTGTTTACCAATGATTCAAAGTAcacaatatattaaaaaaaattgttataattttggagagatcaaaagaaaaaaattgaaaaagaaaaagaaaatgagtgtatattcaactttaaaatattttgtttataaatgtataaatgtaatttttttatcaatataattatttatttatttttcaaagtaaatataaagacaaaaatattaaaatgagattACATGACCATCTTTAAAACAAATAGTAAGACctatttgataactgttttcgaaaacggttataaaaaatagtttttgaaaactatttttttaatattttgtaaaacaaaaatatattagaagatttaaaatatttttcactaatttttaatgttttaaaaaatatttaaattttttttttatattaactataaaatattaattgaaaacacttattttctattattaaaaataaaaaatagtttttaattaataaatgtttcttttttccaaaaaaaaactattatcgaATTGCTAAACAAGCTCTAACTGTCTTTCAATGAACAGCATTTTTGATGGGGTTGGATCTCCTCTTAAATTTCTTTCCGTTggtatttactta
This DNA window, taken from Vitis riparia cultivar Riparia Gloire de Montpellier isolate 1030 chromosome 13, EGFV_Vit.rip_1.0, whole genome shotgun sequence, encodes the following:
- the LOC117927471 gene encoding protein ELC-like is translated as MASSSSSPPQSSHQFLTSVLSQRGPSALPYAEDVKWMIRQHFLSLADAFPALHPQTAAYTHNDGRTVNLLRVEGNIPMVYLQVTYYIPIVVWLMEAYPRQPPCVYVNPTRQMVIKRPHPHVNPSGLVSLPYLQNWIYPTSNLADLARNLSLVFGRDPPLYSQQPRPNLNPNSIPPRAFRPSSPHRPAADRTQVHRNAVNRLADRLHGDCEVLRKTREAEMEELFNAQAVLRQRKEQISKGLREMQDEKEGLELQLQMILINSDIMEAWLRENQGKRVIDVENAFEYSDFVSSQMLECSSSDLAIDDVIYALDKALQEGSIPFDQYLKNVRMLSREQFLHRAMSAKARATQLQAHVSSMAQRASS